The following are encoded in a window of Vibrio azureus genomic DNA:
- a CDS encoding cation:proton antiporter, translating into MQIGNAALVLSTVGVIGLACQWLAWRVRLPAILFLLLAGILIGPILQWLNPDDLLGELLFPLVSLAVAVILFEGSLTLNLKEIRGVSGSVWKIVSFGAIFSWIATSVATHYLLGFSWELAVLFASLTIVTGPTVIVPILRTVRPTTKLANILRWEGILIDPLGALFAVMVYEFIVSHSAINSVEVFALIVVIGVIIGSASGAAVASILKRRWLPEYLQPFAVLMVVLGVFSLSNQLESEAGLLTVTVMGLWLANAKGINIQQILHFKEHLTILLITGLFIFLAARISIEQFTALGSGAILLFLFMQFISRPLSIFLSTMGNQLSFKEKAFLSWVAPRGIVAASISSLFAIKLVDNGLSEAMLLVPMTFMIIIGTVVLQSLTARKMASLLGVSEPAPHGFFIIGANRVAREIGLALKKYNRKVLLADSNWDYISQVRMLGMDYYYGNPISSHADDNLNLIGVGQVVALTPDQHFNIMACMHFVDDFGEDKVHCLQKNRSSVNEKHWLAEEYHGKLLMGGNVSYSQLASLFSQNAEIKHTKISENFTYEDYKKHYQDYLVIPLFYVLEKGKIQFCDVSESVAIPKVCTLVALHQRTQTNRSSG; encoded by the coding sequence ATGCAAATAGGTAACGCAGCGCTTGTTCTCTCTACGGTTGGTGTTATTGGGCTTGCTTGTCAATGGCTCGCTTGGAGAGTACGCCTGCCTGCGATCCTTTTCCTCTTGCTTGCTGGCATCCTTATTGGACCTATTCTTCAATGGCTAAATCCTGATGACTTATTAGGAGAGTTATTATTTCCACTTGTATCGCTAGCGGTGGCTGTCATTTTATTTGAGGGCAGTCTGACGCTTAACTTGAAAGAAATTCGTGGTGTAAGTGGATCGGTATGGAAGATTGTCTCGTTTGGGGCCATTTTTTCATGGATTGCTACGAGTGTAGCGACGCATTATTTGTTAGGTTTTAGTTGGGAATTAGCCGTCTTGTTTGCAAGCTTAACCATAGTGACAGGGCCGACGGTTATTGTGCCAATCTTAAGAACTGTACGTCCAACCACAAAACTGGCTAACATCTTACGTTGGGAAGGGATATTGATTGATCCTCTCGGGGCATTATTTGCTGTCATGGTGTATGAGTTTATTGTCTCACATAGCGCTATAAATAGTGTTGAGGTATTTGCATTGATTGTGGTGATCGGTGTCATCATTGGTTCGGCTTCTGGTGCGGCGGTGGCGAGTATATTAAAACGCAGATGGTTGCCCGAATACTTGCAACCTTTTGCAGTGCTTATGGTAGTGCTGGGCGTTTTCTCACTATCAAACCAACTTGAATCGGAAGCCGGTTTACTCACTGTTACAGTCATGGGGCTATGGCTTGCCAATGCAAAAGGGATCAACATTCAACAAATATTACATTTCAAAGAGCACTTAACCATATTGCTGATCACAGGGTTATTCATTTTTTTAGCTGCTCGCATCAGTATTGAGCAGTTTACGGCATTAGGCAGCGGTGCCATTTTATTATTTTTGTTTATGCAGTTTATCTCTCGACCTTTATCTATTTTCTTATCTACGATGGGCAATCAGTTATCTTTTAAGGAGAAGGCATTCTTATCTTGGGTCGCTCCGAGAGGCATCGTTGCCGCTTCTATTTCTTCTTTGTTTGCGATTAAACTCGTTGACAATGGTCTCAGCGAAGCAATGTTACTTGTGCCTATGACTTTTATGATCATCATAGGCACGGTTGTACTTCAAAGTTTGACCGCAAGAAAAATGGCGTCTCTACTCGGTGTTTCAGAGCCTGCCCCTCATGGTTTTTTCATTATCGGTGCTAACCGTGTTGCAAGAGAAATTGGTCTAGCCTTAAAGAAATATAATCGGAAAGTATTGTTAGCGGATTCGAATTGGGATTACATCAGTCAAGTTAGGATGCTTGGCATGGATTATTACTACGGAAATCCTATCTCTAGCCATGCTGATGATAATCTTAATTTGATTGGTGTTGGACAGGTCGTGGCACTGACCCCAGATCAGCATTTTAATATTATGGCTTGCATGCATTTTGTTGATGATTTTGGTGAAGATAAGGTGCATTGCTTACAAAAAAATCGTTCAAGTGTTAATGAAAAGCACTGGCTTGCGGAAGAATATCATGGCAAGTTGCTAATGGGAGGAAATGTCAGCTACAGCCAATTAGCAAGTTTATTTAGCCAAAATGCGGAGATAAAGCACACTAAGATAAGTGAAAACTTCACTTATGAAGACTATAAAAAGCATTATCAAGATTACCTCGTTATCCCTCTCTTTTATGTTTTGGAAAAAGGTAAAATCCAGTTTTGTGACGTGTCTGAGTCAGTCGCTATTCCTAAGGTATGTACATTGGTAGCCTTACATCAACGAACTCAGACAAACCGTTCTTCTGGTTAA
- a CDS encoding RHS repeat-associated core domain-containing protein gives MSRSVSIAITATCSLNALSVFAKTFNLDEDDLITLFSHEFTGFNGETLDPVTGNYMLGNGYRAYNPTLIRFMSQDSLSPFSEAGINAYQYCSGDPINRSDPSGHLDGLKLGLGIFAVLVGIAGAIAAPFTGGTSLAIAAGVIGSAAGAISGGLSIAAAVVAERNPDVADKLDIASWAFTGISLVAGAVGAAGGIYQGTKAPGFISKLSKGRLGQSRLKVDIKFRPKGQVKARRLKADWTPNDKYALKNAQSVTPVSMKNLKTGEVLKAPETLDKVEQFGSSGFMGSRMIKTYTVRKSMNSWKEALTISKTVIDQVGAIGSGGIGLVIKANALAEKQTTLPNQTFVALSDRSANQYVDRVSAPGLSRTSILNIETNPASINSQVRQGIFTA, from the coding sequence TTGAGTAGAAGTGTTTCAATCGCAATTACTGCAACATGCTCTTTGAATGCGTTAAGTGTTTTTGCGAAAACCTTTAATCTAGATGAAGATGATCTTATCACTCTATTTTCTCATGAATTTACAGGCTTTAACGGTGAAACGCTCGATCCAGTCACTGGGAATTATATGCTTGGTAATGGTTACCGTGCTTATAATCCAACTCTGATTCGATTTATGTCACAAGATTCATTAAGCCCTTTTTCTGAAGCGGGTATTAATGCTTATCAGTATTGTAGTGGTGATCCCATCAATAGAAGTGACCCAAGTGGTCACCTTGATGGATTGAAACTGGGGCTGGGTATTTTTGCCGTCTTAGTCGGTATTGCTGGAGCGATTGCAGCACCGTTTACGGGCGGTACTTCTCTGGCTATTGCTGCAGGCGTGATTGGTTCTGCTGCAGGTGCGATTAGCGGTGGGTTAAGTATTGCTGCTGCTGTTGTTGCAGAAAGAAACCCAGATGTTGCCGATAAGTTAGATATTGCTTCTTGGGCATTTACTGGTATTTCTTTAGTTGCTGGCGCGGTTGGTGCTGCGGGTGGCATTTATCAAGGAACTAAGGCTCCAGGGTTCATTTCAAAGCTTTCAAAGGGAAGGCTAGGGCAGTCTAGGTTGAAAGTGGATATTAAGTTCAGGCCTAAAGGTCAGGTTAAGGCACGTCGTCTTAAGGCTGATTGGACTCCTAATGATAAATATGCGCTTAAAAATGCTCAATCTGTTACTCCTGTTTCAATGAAAAACTTAAAGACTGGTGAAGTGCTTAAAGCTCCTGAAACCTTGGACAAAGTTGAGCAATTTGGCAGTTCTGGCTTTATGGGAAGTAGGATGATAAAAACCTACACAGTTAGAAAAAGTATGAATTCTTGGAAAGAAGCTTTAACCATTAGTAAAACGGTCATTGACCAAGTCGGCGCTATAGGAAGTGGTGGTATTGGTCTTGTCATAAAAGCAAATGCTTTAGCAGAAAAACAAACCACATTACCCAATCAAACTTTCGTGGCTCTTTCAGACAGAAGTGCCAATCAATATGTGGATAGGGTCAGTGCCCCCGGCTTATCTAGAACCAGTATTCTTAATATTGAAACCAACCCCGCATCGATAAACTCACAAGTACGTCAGGGTATTTTTACAGCTTAG
- a CDS encoding RHS repeat domain-containing protein: MSDVISYSNNYKNLVAGSVNERNGFFDFSTGVVNIVGNHLKGPELNISLSFDHFKSIDMGLGEGLKFSLPFFDCTKAILHTDQGVSVKLSDRNLAKPIEACLSNFQITDNGSLLLVKYHDGSVDEFKKTPKADYAFLAKRRDSAGNALHLDWNGTKLERIVDDNNVEYLSIGSTSSSRGRELTLLSGRYYLYTYINSRFEKIEVSTPYFQQSQYRDQPKYKLSVRFSTNVKYHLIDSITSPNGALQSVEHGERSGEALNDYRGNLMAVVKQHSIEFNGKTLKRTTYDFKPSVDDSSDYQYRKDYNAYGYKATISNTRGSDPTYSIIKPYFYKVIVTEKDHDNNESVVECIYDKFHNLREQKKTYKGCTQAEIYHYYLNDDNDISVQEGRFKLANKIEKTYSDRTKATFTETYEYDYDEFGNVLHEIDHVHNVRIDYEYYDTRADAVEGCPKYEDFVFFLKKQSVTDLNASDGEPNTREVSVRKYTAINDAIYLQSDSSPYSHTSIEFDYYPTGVHQGRLLSRQVMKNDQQCTKQAFEYQDGDSTLFVKGITSADSLPGEQSYILLELDQYTGQKLLVNDSGSIVKMEYYPDGRLKKEISSPNSVHECAREYEYFDEQSMTLMRDQFNNLKRSYFDGLGNMTEIQITVPNVVSDFVVEQREYNSLGQKISQTMIDITLKATQTGASVQNRTWKLKTKYEYDGWMNVSRTIQPDGTVQISDFNPITQTTLSGFEGKGYQQTQVISATRKQIDKTFDKNDQLLTHSEVTFDMFENPSVRWDSFGVTTNYHYDVLDRIAKTKTSYIDAEEKPREVVKDIVYAPYQVGTECVKSIAINQALLGENDYDAFSRLRQQTVNNSISTLSYLPGSMQHYQVTCPDGTVLDTDYDPEFNLYKKTGSKVQTPGLRGLIEKAHDEETGSSVEYTHRFDGLVKSESIDGVTNGYDYTLLGKLLASSVAGGNCDIVTYDDFQRIATVDDGMNVAQYLDFDAFSRPQRVEIAGVTPTTIQYDYSGLPNVMVTTTEQGQDVLQEIEHYTKDGLVENKVTRLGSQELVESFEYDAMRRLVNYSASGSSELLPKDEIGKTILQQHFIFDDFGNVCEVISEMQDQTSNTSLYGYNPDYPTQLYSIEHSNPAYTNVNFEGKYNVHGALTEDQEGRQLRYNQYGELVRVFNAQMQELTSYEYDVAGRMSRQNIPNQPAIEYRYANDNLVYIQQGDLGVSHSLVDGRMVSKRFKTLNQELITDYLCNTSNSPLKVKRGDGSDQLYTYMPYGFRM; encoded by the coding sequence ATGAGTGATGTGATTAGCTATAGTAACAATTATAAAAATTTAGTTGCTGGTAGTGTTAATGAAAGAAATGGCTTTTTTGATTTCTCTACTGGCGTTGTCAATATTGTTGGTAATCATTTGAAAGGGCCAGAACTGAATATTTCTCTAAGCTTTGACCACTTCAAATCTATTGATATGGGGTTGGGAGAAGGATTAAAGTTTAGTCTGCCATTTTTTGATTGTACCAAAGCCATTTTACATACTGACCAAGGCGTATCAGTCAAACTCTCCGATCGTAACTTAGCCAAGCCCATCGAAGCGTGTTTAAGTAACTTTCAAATAACCGATAATGGCTCATTGCTTTTGGTAAAATACCATGATGGATCAGTGGATGAGTTTAAGAAGACGCCAAAGGCTGATTATGCATTTTTGGCTAAAAGACGCGATTCAGCTGGCAATGCGCTTCATTTAGACTGGAATGGCACTAAATTAGAGCGGATTGTCGATGATAACAATGTTGAATATCTGTCTATAGGGAGCACGTCCAGTAGCCGTGGCAGAGAATTAACTCTGTTATCAGGTCGCTACTATCTTTATACCTACATTAATTCTCGTTTTGAAAAAATTGAAGTGAGTACGCCATACTTTCAACAATCACAATACCGTGATCAACCGAAATATAAATTGAGTGTACGTTTTTCAACCAATGTAAAATACCACCTTATCGACAGTATCACTTCGCCCAACGGTGCTCTACAGTCTGTTGAACATGGAGAACGTTCGGGGGAGGCTCTTAATGATTACAGAGGTAATTTAATGGCTGTGGTTAAGCAGCACAGCATTGAGTTTAACGGTAAAACGTTAAAGCGTACCACCTATGATTTTAAACCTTCTGTGGATGACTCCAGCGATTATCAATATAGAAAAGATTACAACGCTTATGGATACAAGGCGACTATCTCCAATACTCGAGGTAGCGACCCAACCTATTCGATTATCAAACCTTACTTCTATAAGGTGATCGTGACGGAAAAAGATCATGATAATAACGAGAGTGTGGTTGAGTGTATTTATGACAAGTTTCATAACCTTAGAGAGCAAAAGAAAACATACAAAGGGTGTACTCAGGCTGAAATTTACCACTATTATCTCAACGATGATAATGACATTTCTGTTCAAGAAGGGCGCTTTAAGTTAGCAAACAAGATCGAAAAAACCTATAGCGATCGAACTAAAGCGACTTTTACGGAAACTTACGAATACGACTATGATGAATTTGGTAATGTGCTTCATGAAATAGATCATGTTCATAATGTTCGAATTGACTATGAATACTATGACACCCGTGCTGATGCAGTCGAAGGGTGTCCAAAATATGAAGATTTCGTCTTCTTCTTGAAAAAGCAATCTGTCACCGATCTCAATGCGTCTGATGGAGAGCCAAATACGCGCGAAGTATCTGTCAGAAAATATACCGCAATAAATGATGCTATCTACTTACAGTCAGATAGTAGCCCATACTCTCATACCAGCATTGAATTTGACTACTATCCAACTGGTGTTCATCAAGGCAGACTGCTTTCTCGACAAGTCATGAAAAACGATCAGCAGTGTACTAAACAAGCATTTGAGTATCAGGATGGTGACTCGACTTTGTTTGTCAAAGGCATAACAAGCGCCGATAGTCTGCCCGGTGAGCAGTCTTATATTTTATTAGAACTTGATCAATATACTGGACAAAAACTACTGGTTAATGATTCAGGCTCTATTGTAAAAATGGAGTATTACCCAGACGGACGGTTGAAGAAAGAAATCAGTAGTCCTAATAGTGTCCATGAATGCGCTCGAGAGTATGAATACTTTGACGAGCAATCAATGACTCTCATGAGAGATCAATTCAATAATCTTAAAAGAAGCTATTTTGATGGCTTAGGTAATATGACTGAGATTCAAATCACCGTACCTAATGTTGTGAGTGATTTTGTTGTTGAACAAAGAGAATACAATTCCCTAGGACAAAAAATTAGTCAGACGATGATTGATATCACACTGAAGGCAACTCAAACAGGTGCATCAGTACAAAATCGAACATGGAAGCTAAAAACAAAGTATGAATATGATGGGTGGATGAATGTGTCACGGACAATTCAACCTGATGGAACCGTTCAAATTAGTGATTTCAACCCTATTACCCAGACGACGCTCTCTGGCTTTGAAGGAAAGGGGTATCAGCAAACCCAAGTCATATCGGCGACTAGAAAGCAGATAGATAAAACCTTTGATAAGAATGATCAATTGCTCACGCATTCTGAAGTGACGTTTGATATGTTTGAGAATCCAAGTGTCAGATGGGATAGCTTTGGGGTCACAACAAATTATCACTATGACGTGCTGGACCGCATTGCGAAGACTAAGACAAGTTATATTGATGCAGAAGAGAAGCCGCGTGAAGTGGTCAAAGACATTGTGTATGCTCCGTATCAAGTTGGTACAGAGTGTGTGAAATCAATTGCGATTAACCAAGCGCTACTAGGAGAAAATGACTACGATGCTTTCTCCCGTTTACGTCAACAAACAGTTAATAATAGTATTTCAACCCTCAGTTATCTTCCTGGTAGCATGCAGCACTATCAAGTGACTTGCCCTGATGGCACCGTGTTAGACACAGACTATGATCCTGAATTTAATCTCTATAAAAAGACAGGGTCTAAAGTGCAAACTCCGGGCCTTCGAGGGCTAATTGAAAAGGCCCATGATGAAGAAACCGGTTCATCTGTTGAATATACGCATCGATTTGATGGCTTAGTAAAAAGCGAGTCAATAGACGGTGTGACAAATGGCTATGATTATACCTTGTTAGGGAAACTGCTTGCGAGTTCAGTTGCTGGTGGTAATTGTGACATTGTTACCTATGATGATTTTCAACGAATTGCAACGGTTGACGATGGGATGAACGTTGCACAGTATTTAGACTTTGACGCCTTTTCTAGACCACAACGAGTTGAAATCGCAGGTGTAACCCCTACGACAATTCAGTATGACTACTCTGGTTTGCCTAACGTGATGGTGACGACGACAGAGCAAGGACAAGATGTATTGCAAGAGATAGAGCATTACACTAAAGATGGTTTGGTTGAAAATAAAGTGACTCGTTTAGGTTCCCAAGAATTGGTTGAGTCATTTGAGTACGATGCCATGCGCCGTTTGGTTAATTATTCTGCTTCAGGCAGCTCGGAGCTATTGCCTAAAGATGAGATTGGAAAAACTATTTTACAGCAGCACTTTATATTCGATGACTTCGGTAATGTTTGTGAAGTGATCAGTGAGATGCAAGATCAAACGAGCAATACTTCCTTATATGGATATAACCCAGATTATCCAACACAATTGTACTCTATTGAACACAGTAATCCTGCTTATACCAATGTTAACTTCGAAGGTAAATACAACGTTCATGGTGCACTGACAGAGGATCAAGAAGGGAGGCAACTTCGCTACAACCAATATGGAGAGCTAGTGAGAGTCTTTAATGCACAAATGCAAGAGTTAACGAGCTACGAATATGATGTTGCTGGGCGTATGAGTAGGCAGAATATTCCCAATCAGCCTGCTATTGAGTACCGCTATGCAAATGATAATCTTGTTTATATTCAACAAGGAGATTTGGGGGTGAGCCACTCGTTAGTGGACGGACGCATGGTAAGTAAGAGATTTAAAACGCTCAACCAAGAGTTGATTACGGACTACTTATGTAATACATCCAATTCACCGTTGAAAGTTAAGAGAGGGGATGGCTCAGATCAGCTTTACACCTATATGCCATATGGCTTTCGCATGTAA
- a CDS encoding DUF3012 domain-containing protein translates to MKKSMVLVAALTVLAACSDEVGTENWCKDMRSKPKTEWTTEIAVDYAKHCVLEDGIGSEQWCKDLKDKPKGEWTANEATGFTKHCIF, encoded by the coding sequence ATGAAGAAATCAATGGTGCTTGTAGCCGCTCTGACAGTACTGGCGGCATGTTCAGACGAAGTGGGTACAGAAAACTGGTGTAAAGATATGCGCAGTAAGCCTAAGACAGAGTGGACGACAGAGATTGCGGTCGACTACGCAAAACATTGTGTTCTTGAGGACGGTATCGGTAGTGAGCAATGGTGTAAAGATTTAAAGGATAAGCCTAAAGGTGAATGGACCGCGAATGAGGCGACGGGCTTCACTAAGCATTGTATCTTTTAA